One region of Peribacillus simplex genomic DNA includes:
- the icmF gene encoding fused isobutyryl-CoA mutase/GTPase IcmF codes for MSTVEVYKPKNHIRFVTASSLFDGHDASINIMRRILQSSGAEVIHLGHNRSVEEIVNAAIQEDVQGIAMSSYQGGHVEYFKYMYDLLKEKGAEHIRIFAGGGGVIIPKEIKELHDYGIARIFSPDEGREYGLQGMINVLMEECDFSTVKPSLQERFDELIAGGTNAIAQFITFAENRLDASKESAAAVESLFEQIKTSEKKVPVLGITGTGGAGKSSLTDELIRRFINEIPDEKVAILSVDPTKQKTGGALLGDRIRMNAIFSERVYMRSLATRHSKSELSLAIKDAISVVKAAGFDLIIVETSGIGQGDAEIAEICDVSMYVMTSEFGAPSQLEKIDMIDYADLIVINKYERKGSEDAKNQVQKQYQRSRTLFDQDPSEMPVYGTIASQFNDPGTNALFAALIEKLNEKSGTGWITAFSKEADVYKQNVIIPTDRRYYLREISDTVRSYHKRAAEQVRIARRLFQLEGAIEAVKENDSNEGIVASLENLKKETASNLSPESKKILSGWMDLKEKYAGEQFITRVRDKEIVTKLKTKSLSGLMIPRVSLPKYVDYGEILGWVFRENVPGFFPYTAGVFPFKREGEDPKRQFAGEGSPDRTNRRFHYLSKDDNAKRLSTAFDSVTLYGEDPDHRPDIYGKVGESGVSICTLDDMKKLYAGFDLCHPSTSVSMTINGPAPIILAMYMNTAVDQQIQRKEEELGRPLTDAEAEEVQAYTLQTVRGTVQADILKEDQGQNTCIFSTEFALRLMGDIQAYFIDRKVRNYYSVSISGYHIAEAGANPISQLAFTLANGFTYIEYYLSRGMNIDDFAPNLSFFFSNGLDPEYTVIGRVARRIWATVMRDKYGANDRSQKLKYHIQTSGRSLHAQEIDFNDIRTTLQALMALQDNCNSLHTNAYDEAITTPTEESVRRAMAIQMIITKEHGLSKNENPMQGAFIVEELTDLVEEAVLQEFDRINDRGGVLGAMETQYQRGKIQDESMHYEMKKHTGELPIVGVNTYLNPNPPSEEAVNSMEIARATKEEKEGQIINLRAFQERNKEFTDEALTKLKLAAMNGENIFAELMNCVRVASLGQITRALYDVGGQYRRNM; via the coding sequence ATGAGTACAGTTGAGGTGTATAAACCGAAGAACCATATCAGATTCGTTACAGCATCGAGTCTATTTGATGGACATGATGCATCTATCAATATAATGAGGAGAATCCTTCAGTCCAGCGGGGCGGAAGTAATTCACTTAGGACATAATCGTTCGGTGGAGGAGATCGTGAATGCTGCCATCCAGGAAGATGTTCAGGGAATAGCCATGTCATCTTACCAAGGCGGTCATGTGGAATATTTTAAATATATGTATGACCTGCTGAAAGAAAAGGGAGCCGAGCACATTCGGATTTTTGCCGGAGGTGGCGGTGTCATCATCCCGAAGGAAATTAAAGAACTCCATGATTATGGGATTGCCCGCATCTTTTCTCCTGATGAAGGGCGGGAATATGGGCTTCAAGGCATGATAAATGTATTGATGGAGGAGTGTGATTTCTCGACTGTCAAACCATCTTTACAGGAACGCTTTGATGAATTGATTGCAGGGGGAACAAATGCCATTGCCCAATTTATTACCTTTGCTGAAAATAGACTCGACGCTTCAAAGGAATCTGCGGCAGCGGTGGAGAGTCTTTTTGAGCAGATCAAGACTTCCGAAAAGAAGGTTCCTGTTCTTGGGATTACAGGGACGGGCGGCGCTGGAAAAAGTTCGTTGACTGATGAATTGATACGGAGGTTCATTAATGAAATTCCAGACGAGAAAGTCGCCATTCTATCTGTCGACCCGACCAAACAAAAAACAGGCGGTGCCCTGTTAGGTGACAGGATTAGAATGAATGCGATTTTTTCAGAGCGAGTTTATATGAGGAGCCTAGCCACGCGTCATTCAAAAAGTGAGTTGTCTTTGGCGATAAAAGATGCCATTTCAGTCGTGAAGGCAGCTGGATTCGATCTGATCATCGTTGAAACGAGCGGAATTGGTCAGGGAGATGCAGAAATTGCCGAAATATGCGATGTATCCATGTATGTAATGACGAGTGAATTCGGTGCGCCTTCACAACTCGAAAAAATCGATATGATTGATTACGCAGACTTGATAGTCATTAACAAATATGAGCGTAAAGGCTCCGAGGATGCAAAAAACCAAGTTCAAAAACAATATCAAAGAAGTCGTACGCTTTTTGATCAAGATCCATCGGAAATGCCGGTATACGGTACAATAGCTTCCCAATTCAATGACCCAGGAACAAATGCATTATTCGCAGCACTGATTGAAAAGCTTAATGAAAAATCAGGGACGGGTTGGATTACTGCCTTTTCGAAAGAAGCGGATGTCTATAAGCAAAATGTCATCATTCCAACCGATCGCCGTTATTATTTACGTGAAATCAGTGATACGGTCAGATCGTATCATAAACGCGCGGCTGAACAAGTACGTATTGCCCGCAGGCTTTTCCAGCTTGAAGGAGCTATTGAAGCAGTTAAGGAAAATGATAGTAACGAAGGCATTGTGGCTTCTTTAGAGAATTTGAAAAAGGAAACCGCTTCAAATTTATCACCTGAATCTAAAAAAATCCTTTCTGGATGGATGGATTTAAAAGAAAAGTATGCAGGGGAGCAGTTTATAACGAGAGTCAGGGATAAGGAAATCGTCACAAAGCTGAAAACTAAAAGTTTATCAGGTTTAATGATTCCGAGAGTATCATTGCCTAAATATGTTGATTATGGAGAAATCTTAGGATGGGTATTCCGTGAGAACGTTCCCGGCTTCTTTCCTTACACAGCGGGAGTCTTTCCATTCAAGCGTGAAGGGGAAGACCCGAAGCGGCAGTTTGCCGGTGAAGGATCGCCCGACCGGACCAACAGGCGTTTTCATTATTTGTCAAAGGATGATAATGCTAAACGGCTAAGTACGGCTTTCGATTCTGTAACTTTATATGGCGAGGATCCTGATCATCGGCCTGATATCTATGGAAAGGTAGGGGAAAGCGGAGTCAGTATCTGTACGTTGGATGACATGAAAAAGCTTTATGCAGGCTTTGACCTTTGCCACCCCTCAACCTCTGTATCCATGACCATCAATGGACCGGCACCGATCATTTTGGCCATGTATATGAATACGGCAGTCGATCAGCAGATTCAACGGAAAGAAGAAGAGCTAGGCCGCCCCCTTACGGATGCCGAAGCAGAAGAAGTGCAGGCTTATACTCTTCAAACGGTACGCGGAACCGTTCAAGCGGATATTCTGAAGGAGGACCAAGGCCAGAATACTTGCATCTTCTCTACGGAATTTGCCTTAAGGTTAATGGGAGATATCCAAGCATATTTCATTGATCGGAAAGTCAGGAACTACTACTCTGTATCCATTTCTGGCTATCACATTGCTGAAGCGGGTGCCAATCCCATTTCACAGCTGGCTTTTACATTAGCGAATGGCTTTACTTACATCGAATATTATTTAAGTCGCGGAATGAATATTGATGACTTTGCCCCGAATTTGTCATTCTTCTTCTCAAATGGGCTCGACCCGGAATATACGGTTATCGGGAGGGTGGCAAGAAGGATTTGGGCGACAGTCATGCGGGATAAATATGGTGCGAATGACCGTAGCCAGAAGCTGAAATACCACATACAGACTTCAGGGCGCTCCCTTCATGCGCAAGAAATTGATTTTAATGATATTAGAACGACACTACAGGCTTTAATGGCACTACAGGACAACTGTAACTCGCTGCATACTAATGCGTACGATGAAGCCATTACGACGCCTACTGAAGAATCCGTACGCCGGGCAATGGCCATACAAATGATCATTACAAAGGAGCATGGGCTCTCAAAAAATGAAAACCCGATGCAAGGTGCCTTTATCGTAGAGGAATTGACGGATCTGGTTGAAGAAGCTGTACTGCAAGAGTTCGATCGGATCAATGATCGAGGCGGGGTATTGGGTGCTATGGAGACACAGTATCAGCGCGGGAAAATCCAGGATGAATCCATGCATTACGAAATGAAAAAGCATACGGGTGAATTGCCGATCGTTGGGGTCAATACGTATTTGAACCCCAATCCTCCTTCCGAGGAAGCTGTGAACAGCATGGAAATTGCCCGTGCAACAAAGGAAGAAAAGGAAGGGCAAATCATAAATCTCCGGGCATTCCAGGAAAGAAATAAGGAGTTCACGGATGAGGCGCTAACTAAACTGAAATTGGCAGCCATGAATGGGGAAAATATCTTTGCTGAACTGATGAACTGTGTGAGAGTGGCCAGTCTTGGCCAGATAACCAGGGCGCTATATGATGTAGGCGGTCAGTATCGAAGAAATATGTAG
- a CDS encoding TetR/AcrR family transcriptional regulator: MEKREVLASVKDERLVEKRRTQMIKGAVTLFKEKGFHRTTTREIAKAAGFSIGTLYEYIRTKEDILYLVCDFIYDEVQEKLQKEIEQSDGTLESLKLTIAYFYKVMDEMQDEVLVMYQEVKALTKDALPYVLNKEIRMVGMFEKVITKCVENGELLLTEKQISLVSHNIFVQGQMWSFRRWALHKNYTLQEYVELQTQLLIQNVSLQKSL, encoded by the coding sequence ATGGAAAAAAGAGAAGTTCTTGCATCGGTAAAGGATGAGCGGCTGGTTGAAAAAAGGCGTACACAAATGATTAAAGGGGCGGTCACCCTTTTTAAGGAAAAGGGATTTCATCGAACGACTACCAGGGAAATTGCCAAAGCCGCTGGCTTCAGTATTGGCACGTTATACGAGTATATCCGGACCAAGGAAGATATATTATATCTCGTCTGTGACTTTATCTACGATGAAGTCCAGGAAAAGCTTCAAAAAGAAATAGAACAGAGTGATGGGACACTTGAAAGTTTGAAGCTGACGATCGCTTACTTTTATAAAGTGATGGATGAAATGCAGGACGAAGTGCTGGTCATGTATCAGGAAGTGAAAGCTCTGACGAAAGATGCTTTACCTTATGTTCTGAACAAAGAAATTCGGATGGTGGGCATGTTCGAAAAGGTCATAACGAAGTGTGTTGAGAATGGGGAGCTATTGTTGACGGAAAAACAAATAAGCCTTGTTTCACATAACATTTTTGTTCAGGGACAGATGTGGAGTTTCAGAAGATGGGCTTTGCATAAAAATTACACGCTTCAAGAGTATGTTGAACTGCAGACGCAATTATTGATTCAAAATGTATCGCTTCAGAAAAGTCTCTGA
- a CDS encoding acyl-CoA dehydrogenase — protein sequence MQFKLTEEHEMIRKMVRNFAQNEVAPTAAERDEEERFDREIFDKMAELGLTGIPWPEEYGGIGSDYLAYCIAIEELSRVCASTGVTLSAHTSLAGWPIYKFGSEEQKQKYLRPMALGEKIGAYGLTEPSSGSDAGGMRTSAKLVGDEYIISGSKIFITNGGIADTYVVFALTNPESKQKGTSAFIIEKDFPGFSVGKKEKKLGIRSSPTTEIIFDECRVPKENLLGKEGEGFKIAMMTLDGGRNGIAAQAVGIAQGALDAAVDYAKERVQFGKPISAQQGIGFKLADMATGVEASRLLTYQAAWLESVGLPYGKESAMSKLFAGDTAMKVTTEAVQVFGGYGYTKDYPVERYMRDAKITQIYEGTQEIQKLVISRMITK from the coding sequence ATGCAATTTAAACTAACGGAAGAACATGAAATGATTAGGAAGATGGTACGCAACTTTGCCCAGAATGAAGTGGCTCCGACAGCTGCCGAGAGGGATGAAGAAGAACGATTTGACCGAGAGATTTTCGATAAAATGGCTGAACTTGGACTGACAGGGATTCCGTGGCCAGAGGAATACGGCGGAATTGGAAGCGATTACTTAGCGTATTGCATAGCGATTGAGGAACTTTCCCGCGTTTGCGCTTCTACTGGAGTGACTCTATCAGCCCATACTTCGCTTGCAGGGTGGCCAATATATAAATTTGGTTCTGAAGAGCAAAAACAAAAATACCTTCGCCCGATGGCACTGGGGGAAAAAATCGGTGCATACGGCCTTACTGAACCTAGCTCAGGCTCAGATGCAGGCGGTATGAGAACGTCTGCAAAGCTTGTAGGTGATGAATATATTATCAGCGGTTCGAAAATCTTCATTACGAACGGCGGGATTGCTGATACATATGTCGTCTTTGCATTGACAAATCCTGAATCGAAACAAAAAGGAACGAGTGCCTTTATCATTGAAAAGGACTTCCCGGGTTTTAGTGTTGGTAAAAAAGAGAAGAAGCTGGGAATCCGTTCATCACCGACCACGGAAATCATCTTTGATGAGTGCAGAGTTCCTAAAGAAAACCTTCTTGGAAAAGAAGGAGAAGGCTTTAAAATTGCGATGATGACGCTTGATGGGGGCCGTAATGGAATTGCAGCACAAGCTGTAGGCATAGCCCAAGGTGCACTGGATGCCGCAGTTGACTATGCAAAAGAGCGCGTACAATTCGGCAAGCCAATTTCTGCACAGCAAGGAATCGGTTTTAAATTGGCGGATATGGCAACAGGTGTTGAAGCTTCAAGGCTATTAACCTATCAGGCTGCCTGGTTGGAATCAGTGGGCCTTCCTTATGGAAAAGAGTCGGCCATGTCCAAACTCTTTGCTGGAGATACAGCAATGAAAGTGACGACGGAAGCCGTGCAGGTTTTCGGTGGTTATGGTTATACAAAAGATTACCCAGTGGAGCGGTATATGCGTGATGCGAAAATAACCCAGATCTACGAAGGCACACAGGAAATTCAAAAGCTGGTCATCTCAAGGATGATTACTAAATAG
- a CDS encoding acyl-CoA dehydrogenase: MDFKFTEEQEMMRKMVSNFAENEITPHIETMERGVFPKTILQKMGGLGLMGIPIPEKYGGAGMDFMSYIIAINEISKVSPTLGVILSVHTSVGTNPIVYFGTEEQKQKYVPKLAAGEYLGAFCLTEQSSGSDAASLKSKAVAVKEDGKYRINGSKVFITNGGEADVFIVFASTDPQKGSKGISAFIVEKGTPGLIIGKDERKMGLHGSSTVQVTFEDMKVPAANLLGKEGEGFKIAMANLDAGRIGIASQALGIAEGAMEHAVQYAKDRVQFGKPIAAQQGIGFKLSEMATGIEASRLLVYRAAYLRSSGLKCGKEAAMAKLFASRTAVDVTIEAVQVFGGYGYSTEYPVERYFRDAKVTEIYEGTSEIQRMVISKSL; this comes from the coding sequence ATGGATTTCAAGTTTACCGAAGAACAGGAAATGATGCGGAAGATGGTAAGCAATTTTGCAGAAAATGAGATTACACCTCATATCGAGACAATGGAAAGGGGAGTGTTTCCAAAAACGATCCTGCAAAAAATGGGTGGGCTTGGTTTGATGGGAATCCCCATTCCAGAAAAATACGGTGGCGCAGGTATGGATTTCATGTCGTATATCATCGCCATCAATGAGATTTCCAAAGTAAGTCCAACTCTTGGTGTCATACTGTCCGTTCATACTTCTGTTGGCACAAACCCAATCGTTTATTTTGGAACGGAAGAGCAGAAGCAAAAATATGTGCCTAAGTTAGCCGCTGGTGAATATCTGGGCGCCTTTTGCTTAACTGAGCAAAGTTCGGGTTCAGATGCCGCGAGCTTGAAATCCAAGGCAGTAGCAGTAAAGGAAGACGGAAAATATCGAATAAATGGGTCCAAGGTTTTTATCACCAACGGCGGGGAAGCGGATGTGTTTATTGTTTTTGCTTCAACCGACCCTCAGAAGGGAAGCAAGGGAATCTCTGCTTTTATCGTAGAAAAAGGGACGCCAGGCTTAATCATCGGTAAAGATGAACGTAAAATGGGCCTTCATGGTTCGAGCACCGTACAGGTGACGTTCGAGGATATGAAAGTGCCTGCTGCCAATCTCTTAGGCAAAGAAGGTGAAGGCTTTAAAATTGCAATGGCCAACTTGGATGCTGGAAGGATTGGCATTGCTTCTCAAGCTTTGGGAATTGCAGAAGGCGCCATGGAACATGCTGTCCAATATGCAAAAGACAGGGTTCAATTTGGCAAACCCATTGCAGCACAACAGGGGATCGGTTTCAAACTGTCCGAAATGGCAACAGGCATAGAAGCTTCAAGGCTACTGGTCTATCGGGCGGCGTATTTACGCTCAAGTGGATTGAAGTGCGGTAAAGAAGCGGCCATGGCTAAGCTATTTGCTTCGAGGACGGCTGTCGATGTGACGATAGAAGCAGTCCAAGTGTTCGGAGGCTACGGGTATTCAACAGAATATCCGGTCGAGCGCTATTTCAGGGATGCAAAGGTAACCGAAATTTATGAGGGAACGAGTGAAATACAGAGAATGGTCATCAGTAAGAGTCTATAA
- a CDS encoding 3-hydroxybutyryl-CoA dehydrogenase yields MSIQKVMVIGAGQMGSGIAQVCAMSGYEVLLHDLKEEYVEKGLGTITKNLSRQVEKGKMGPGEKDAILSRLTSSTDLKNAAAVDLVIEAAVENMEIKTKIFAELDEITPQQVILASNTSSLPITEIAAATNRPEKVIGMHFMNPVPVMKLVEIIRGLATSDEVYKEVEKMAETLNKVPVEVNDFPGFVANRILMPMINEAIYTLYEGVATKEAIDDVMKLGMNHPMGPLTLADFIGLDTCLYIMETLHQGLGDDKYRPCPLLRKYVKAGWLGKKAGRGFYEYNQS; encoded by the coding sequence ATGAGCATTCAAAAAGTGATGGTCATTGGTGCGGGACAGATGGGATCTGGCATTGCCCAGGTTTGTGCAATGAGCGGTTATGAAGTACTTTTACACGATTTAAAAGAAGAATATGTAGAAAAGGGACTAGGGACAATTACCAAGAATCTTTCCCGTCAAGTAGAAAAAGGGAAAATGGGGCCCGGGGAAAAAGATGCGATCCTTTCCCGTTTGACATCATCGACGGATTTAAAAAATGCAGCTGCCGTTGATTTAGTGATTGAAGCGGCAGTGGAAAATATGGAAATAAAAACAAAAATATTCGCCGAGCTGGATGAAATCACGCCGCAGCAGGTCATTCTTGCATCCAATACTTCTTCGCTTCCGATTACTGAGATAGCCGCTGCCACGAATAGGCCGGAAAAGGTAATTGGCATGCATTTTATGAACCCCGTTCCAGTCATGAAGCTGGTTGAGATCATCCGTGGCCTTGCTACATCGGATGAAGTTTATAAAGAGGTAGAAAAGATGGCTGAAACCTTGAACAAGGTACCGGTGGAAGTCAATGATTTTCCAGGTTTTGTAGCGAATCGGATTTTGATGCCGATGATCAATGAGGCCATCTATACACTTTATGAGGGCGTCGCTACTAAAGAGGCGATTGACGATGTAATGAAGTTGGGAATGAACCATCCCATGGGCCCGCTTACGCTAGCTGACTTCATTGGGCTCGATACATGCTTATACATAATGGAAACCCTTCACCAAGGACTGGGAGACGATAAATACCGACCGTGTCCGCTGTTAAGGAAATATGTGAAAGCAGGGTGGCTAGGCAAGAAAGCAGGACGTGGATTTTATGAATATAACCAATCATAG
- a CDS encoding acetyl-CoA C-acetyltransferase: MAKTVIISGVRTPFGKFGGGLSGLTASQLGGIAIKEALDRAGVEGGQVGEVIMGNVLQAGQGQIPSRQAARHAGMPWEVKTETINKVCASGLRSVTLADQIIRLGEEEIIVAGGMESMSNAPYILPKARWGLRMGDAQLKDTMISDGLSCSFTGVHMGTYGNSTAEDLEITREEQDSWAYESHQKAIKAIDGGILAEEIIAVQVPVRKGEPITIEHDEGPRKDTSAGKLAKLGPAFNNEGTITAGNAPGVNDGAGALVLMSEERAEKEGKTPFAYIVAHAEVAVEAKDFPKTPGLVINEILKKTGKSIEDIDLFEVNEAFAAVALASGKIANIEPGKVNVNGGAVALGHPIGASGARIIITLMHELKRRGGGLGIAAICSGGGQGDAILIEVPKQG, translated from the coding sequence ATGGCAAAAACAGTGATTATTAGTGGTGTGAGAACACCTTTTGGTAAATTTGGCGGCGGCCTTAGCGGTTTGACAGCATCTCAGCTTGGTGGAATAGCAATCAAAGAGGCACTTGATCGGGCAGGGGTTGAAGGCGGGCAAGTAGGCGAGGTTATCATGGGGAATGTACTTCAAGCGGGCCAAGGTCAAATACCGTCACGACAGGCAGCACGTCATGCTGGAATGCCTTGGGAAGTGAAAACGGAAACCATTAATAAAGTATGCGCATCAGGACTTCGCAGTGTTACATTGGCTGATCAGATCATTCGCTTAGGTGAAGAAGAAATCATTGTTGCCGGAGGAATGGAATCGATGAGCAATGCGCCTTATATTCTTCCGAAAGCAAGGTGGGGCCTAAGGATGGGAGATGCCCAACTTAAGGATACCATGATTTCGGATGGACTTAGTTGCAGCTTTACAGGCGTTCATATGGGCACTTACGGAAACAGTACTGCCGAAGATCTTGAAATCACCCGTGAGGAACAGGATAGCTGGGCTTACGAGAGTCATCAAAAAGCGATAAAAGCAATCGATGGCGGTATTCTTGCAGAAGAAATCATTGCCGTACAGGTGCCGGTGCGAAAAGGCGAACCAATTACCATCGAACATGATGAAGGCCCAAGAAAAGATACATCTGCCGGGAAGTTAGCAAAATTAGGTCCGGCTTTTAATAATGAGGGTACCATTACGGCAGGTAATGCACCTGGCGTCAATGATGGGGCAGGAGCACTCGTATTGATGAGTGAGGAACGTGCGGAAAAAGAAGGGAAAACGCCTTTTGCCTATATTGTGGCTCATGCAGAAGTGGCAGTGGAAGCAAAGGACTTCCCTAAAACGCCAGGTTTGGTCATAAATGAAATCCTGAAGAAGACAGGTAAATCGATAGAGGATATTGATTTATTTGAAGTGAACGAAGCATTTGCAGCGGTTGCACTCGCCAGTGGAAAAATTGCCAACATCGAGCCTGGAAAAGTGAATGTTAACGGCGGTGCTGTAGCATTAGGTCACCCAATCGGGGCAAGTGGTGCTCGCATCATCATTACGCTGATGCATGAATTGAAACGCCGAGGAGGAGGATTGGGCATCGCAGCGATCTGTAGTGGAGGCGGGCAGGGAGATGCCATTTTAATCGAAGTGCCAAAACAAGGATGA
- a CDS encoding heterodisulfide reductase-related iron-sulfur binding cluster, whose protein sequence is MNGLLWINLTAFLIVTAYAAGLFIYLVRTRIAYIKLGKKVEFDNRVKDRLVKIGVYVFGQKKLFKDKKSGIIHAMLFYGFILVQFGALDFFIKGLRPGWHLPFGPVYPAFTFFQEIVTLTVLVAILWAAYRRYVEKLVRLKRDFKAGLVVIFITGIMITVLLGNGMGMIWHEHDATWSEPIASSIAFLFGWMGTTAATVVFYVAWWLHLLIILSFLVYIPQSKHAHLIAGPINVFLNRLDNPGKLKPVDLEEEVFDKEGNQYYGAKYIEDLTQYQMVDLYACVECGRCTNMCPATGTGKMLSPMDIIIKMRDHLTNTGAAVTTKQPWVPSFVFGNTEGNKIALASAAKGAQESAAATEAYSPSLIGEVITEEELWACTTCRNCEDQCPVMNEHVDKIIDMRRYLVLTEGRLDPDAQRAMTNIERQGNPWGLNRKEREDWRSLREDVSVPTVKELQKADEEFEYLFWVGSMGSYDNRSQKIALSFAKLLNEAGVKFAILGNKEKNSGDTPRRLGNEFVFQELAMKNIEEFQKNEIKKIVTIDPHAYNIFKNEYPDFGLKAEVYHHTELLAKLVSEGRLVPQYPVNETITFHDSCYLGRYNEVYSPPREILQSIEGVKLIEMERNREKGMCCGAGGGLMWMEEETGNRINVARTEQALAVSPTVISSGCPYCLTMLSDGTKAKEVEENVKTYDVAELLEKAVIGENKSIAS, encoded by the coding sequence ATGAATGGCTTGCTGTGGATCAACTTAACTGCATTCCTGATTGTAACCGCTTACGCCGCGGGTTTGTTTATCTATTTGGTAAGGACTCGTATAGCTTATATAAAACTTGGCAAAAAAGTGGAATTCGATAACCGTGTGAAAGATCGTCTTGTGAAAATAGGGGTTTATGTATTTGGACAGAAGAAGCTCTTTAAAGATAAGAAAAGCGGAATCATACATGCCATGTTATTTTATGGTTTCATCTTAGTGCAATTTGGGGCACTGGACTTCTTCATTAAAGGCTTAAGACCGGGATGGCATTTACCGTTTGGCCCTGTTTATCCGGCCTTTACTTTCTTCCAGGAAATTGTGACGCTTACCGTTCTTGTCGCAATCCTATGGGCGGCTTACCGTCGTTATGTCGAGAAGCTCGTTCGCTTGAAAAGGGATTTCAAAGCAGGATTGGTTGTCATCTTCATTACTGGAATCATGATTACCGTGTTACTGGGGAATGGAATGGGAATGATCTGGCATGAACACGATGCAACTTGGTCAGAGCCAATCGCTTCAAGCATTGCTTTCCTTTTTGGCTGGATGGGAACAACAGCGGCAACAGTTGTTTTTTATGTAGCTTGGTGGCTGCATTTACTGATCATATTATCGTTCCTTGTTTATATCCCGCAATCTAAGCATGCCCACTTGATTGCCGGTCCGATAAATGTATTCCTCAATCGCCTGGACAATCCAGGGAAATTGAAGCCGGTTGATTTGGAAGAAGAAGTTTTCGACAAAGAAGGCAATCAATATTACGGCGCCAAATATATCGAAGACTTGACGCAATATCAAATGGTGGACCTCTATGCCTGTGTGGAGTGCGGGCGTTGTACGAATATGTGCCCTGCTACTGGTACCGGTAAAATGCTGTCACCGATGGATATCATCATCAAGATGCGTGACCATTTAACAAATACAGGCGCTGCTGTTACAACGAAGCAGCCATGGGTGCCATCTTTTGTTTTTGGGAATACGGAGGGAAATAAGATAGCTCTAGCGAGTGCCGCCAAGGGGGCGCAGGAATCAGCTGCAGCGACCGAAGCATACAGTCCGAGCCTGATTGGCGAAGTCATTACGGAAGAAGAACTTTGGGCATGTACGACTTGCCGGAACTGTGAAGATCAATGCCCGGTAATGAATGAACATGTCGACAAAATCATCGATATGCGCCGTTATCTGGTATTGACAGAGGGCAGGCTGGATCCTGATGCACAACGTGCCATGACAAATATCGAACGTCAAGGAAACCCGTGGGGGCTTAACCGTAAAGAGAGAGAAGATTGGAGAAGCCTTCGGGAAGATGTCAGCGTTCCTACCGTGAAGGAATTACAAAAGGCAGACGAGGAATTCGAATATTTATTCTGGGTAGGTTCAATGGGATCATACGATAACCGAAGCCAGAAGATTGCCCTTTCCTTTGCAAAATTATTGAATGAGGCGGGCGTCAAATTTGCAATCCTCGGAAATAAGGAGAAAAACTCAGGGGATACTCCTCGTCGATTGGGAAATGAGTTTGTTTTTCAAGAGCTTGCCATGAAGAATATAGAAGAATTCCAGAAGAATGAAATCAAGAAAATCGTAACGATCGATCCGCATGCATACAATATTTTTAAGAATGAGTATCCGGATTTTGGCTTGAAAGCTGAAGTGTATCACCATACTGAATTGTTAGCCAAACTTGTAAGTGAAGGCAGATTGGTGCCTCAGTATCCAGTGAATGAAACGATTACATTCCACGATTCCTGTTATTTGGGAAGGTACAATGAAGTATATAGCCCGCCGCGTGAAATTTTACAATCCATTGAAGGTGTGAAACTTATTGAGATGGAGCGCAACCGTGAAAAAGGGATGTGCTGTGGAGCTGGAGGCGGTTTGATGTGGATGGAAGAGGAAACAGGAAACCGCATCAATGTGGCACGTACTGAACAAGCACTCGCCGTCAGTCCAACAGTGATCAGTTCCGGATGTCCTTATTGCCTGACCATGCTATCTGATGGGACGAAAGCAAAAGAAGTTGAGGAAAATGTTAAAACGTATGATGTAGCTGAACTGCTCGAAAAAGCGGTCATTGGTGAAAATAAATCGATTGCATCTTAA